Below is a window of Rhodopseudomonas sp. P2A-2r DNA.
TCTGCACCGACAGCGCCTGGTCGAGCAGCGAGAAGAACGGCTTCGGGCCCGGCGCCGGCAAATCGCCGGTCGGCAGGAAGTCCACCACCAGGCCGAGCCGTTGCTGGGCGATAGTGCGCAGCTGGGTGCGATCCTTGTCCTGCGGATAGACTGAATAGACATCGATCAGCGCCGCGATGTCCTGCACCACTGCCTGCGACAACCGCCGCGTCACCGTGTTCCAGTGCCGCTCCATGAACACGAAGGCGACCACTGACTGCAGGATCACCATCGGCACGATCATGATCAGCAGCGCGCGGGCATACAGCCCCTTGGGCATGAAGCTGTTGAAGCGGCGGCCCATCCAGCCATTGGCCGCGGAGACGCGCCGCCCTGCGGTGCGGATCAGCGTGAGGCTGGTGTCGAGGGTACTCATGGGCGGGCCCCAAACGCAGACGTCACCTCGCCCCGCTTGCGGGGAGAGGTCGGAGCCTGAGCGCAGCGAAGGCTCTGGGTGAGGGGAGCCAGCGAGTGAAACGCCGACTCCCCCTCACCCGCCTCGAACGCGCTTCGCGCCTTCGAGACGACCTCTCCCCGCCTAGCGAAGCTTCGCTTCGCGCGGCGGGGCGAGGTGAAGCAAGGTCGCTTCGGGCAAATGGATCGCCTTGGAGAAAGTTCACGGCGCCGCGACCAGGCGATAGCCGATGCCGCGCACCGCCTGCAGGAACAGCGGATTGGCGGGATCGAGCTCGATCTTGCGGCGCAGCCGGTTGATCTGCACGTCCACCGCGCGCTCGTTGACGGTGCCGTCGCCGCCGGTCAGCGCGCCCCGCGGCACGGTCTCGCCGGGCGCGGCGGCCAGCACGCGCAGCATCTCGCGCTCGCGGTCGGTGAGATGAACGATCTCCTCGCCGTGGCGCAGCTCGCCGCGCTCCAGGTGATAGATGTACGGCCCGAAGGCGATCGACTCCAGCCGCTCGACCGGCGCCGGGGCGCTGCGCTTGAGGATATTGCCGATGCGCAGCACCAGTTCGCGCGGCTCGAACGGCTTTGCGACATAGTCGTCGGCGCCGATTTGCAGGCCCTCAATGCGCGCCTCAGCCTCGTGGCGTGCGGTGAGCATGATGATCGGCACGGCCGACGAGGTGCGGATGAAGCGCGCCAGTTCGAAGCCGGTCTCGCCGGGCATCATCACGTCGAGGATCAGCATGTCGAAGTTCAGCCCGAGCAGCTTGGCGCGGGCATCCTTGGCGCTCGCGGCGGTCGTGACGCGATAGCCCTCGCCGGCCAGGAAGCGCGACAGCAAGTCGCGGATACGCCGGTCATCGTCGACCAGCAGCAGGTGCGGCGCGTCGTCCGACGGCTGCGGCGTTCGTTTGGCAGCGAGGTTCAGCATCATTCCCTTGCTATCCCGCGGTTCGTTCGGGCCCGGCCCCGAGGATGCCCTGCAGCACCTTGTCGGGATCGCCGCGATCAATCATTCCGATCAGAAAGCGGTTCACCGCCTCGACCTCCGCCGGCTTGAAGTCCCGCAGCGCCCGCGTGATGCGATCGGTCTGCAGGCCTGCCAGTTGCGCCACCAGCGCTTCGCCCTTGGCGGTGGCGAAAAGAAGACGCTGCCGCCGGTCGGCGGCGCCGGCCTTCTGGACGATATACCCTTCGTCGAGCAATTGCTTCAGAACCCGGCCCAGCGACTGCTTGGTGATGCGCAGCACGTCGAGCAGGTCGGCCACTTTCAGCCCGGGATAGCGGTAGACGAAATGGACCACGCGGTGATGCGCCCGGCCGAAGCCGAAGGCATCCAGCACGTGATCGGGATCGCCGACGAAGTCGCGATAGGCGAAGAACAACAGCTCGATGACGTCCCAGCGCGGTTTCGGCGCCCCATCCGGGGACGGCCCGCCAGCGACCGCGTCAGGCGATCGTGAAGCGGCGTTCTTGAAATTTATGTCAGGCATATTGACATATCTTGGGTTCAATCTTACAAAACGACCCATCGCGACGAAATATTAGAACCTTCGCCGCGCGGCGGTCAGAAACGCCCGATACAACGGATACGCAGCCTGGCTGCGCATCCACCACCGGCGATTGTCGCGTGACAACCGTCTCACCATACTGAATTTCGCGTCATCCGCAAAAGCGGGTGACCGGCAACAATACTGTGTTGCAGAGCGCGAAGTGAGCGTAGAAACACCGACGCTGCCGCCCAGCCGCTGCGCCGCAAGCCAGGAGTTAGGTCCATGGGAATTTCGTTCGACAAAATCGATGGCGCGGCCTTGCTGAAGTTCGACGTTCAGCCCGAAGCAAATCCGGTGACCGAAGAGCATCGCGCGGCAAAGCTGGTGAACCCCGGCTTCGGCCGGGTCTTCACCGAACACATGGCGATCGTCCGCTACAACGAGGTGGAAGGCTGGCATGGCGCGCGCATCGGGTCCCGCGCCAGTTTCCCGCTCGACCCGGCCACCGCCGTTCTGCACTACGCGCAGGAGATTTTCGAAGGCCTGAAGGCCTACCGGCGCGACGACGGCGGCGTGAACCTGTTCCGCCCCGACGCCAATGCCCGGCGTTTCAGGAACTCGGCCGAGCGCATGGCGATGGCGCCGCTGCCCGAACCGACCTTCGTCGAAGCCGTCGAGCAACTCGTGCGCATCGACAGCGCCTGGATTCCAGGTGGCGAAGGCAGCCTCTATCTGCGGCCGTTCATGATCGCCAGCGAGATCTTCCTCGGTGTGAAGCCCTCGGCGGAGTACATCTTCGCCGTCATCGCCTCCCCGGTCGGCTCCTATTTCAAGGGCGGCCCGGCGCCGGTGTCGATCTGGGTGTCGGAGAACTACACGCGCGCCTCGGTCGGCGGCACCGGCGCCGTCAAGTGCGGCGGTAATTACGCCGCGAGCCTGCGCGCGCAGGCCGAAGCCATCGATCACGGCTGCGACCAGGTGGTTTTCCTCGATGCGCTGGAGCGCCGCTACATCGAGGAGCTCGGCGGCATGAACGTGTTCTTCGTGTTCGACGACGGCTCGCTCTCGACGCCGCCGCTCGGCACCATCCTGCCCGGCATCACCCGCGATTCGATCATCGCGCTGGCGCGCGACGCGGGCCGGACGGTGCGCGAGGAGGCCTACACGATCCAGCAGTGGCGCGCCGATGCCGCCAGCGGCAAGTTGAAAGAGGCGTTCGCCTGCGGCACCGCCGCGGTGATCTCGCCGATCGGCACGGTGCGCTCCGCGAGCGGCGACTTCACCATCAACGGCGGCGTCGCCGGCGAGGTCGCGATGGGCCTGCGCAAGCAGCTGGTCGATATCCAGTACGGCCGCGCGCCCGACCCGCATAACTGGATCCGCAAGGTGATCTGAGCGAAAGCGCCTCTTCTTCCCCTCTCCCCGGCGCCGCGCAGCGGCGTTGGTGGGAGAGGGTGGATCGAAGGCGCGAAGCGCATTCGAGCCGGTAGAGGGAGCTCTTGTTTCCGAGTGAGTGCGCCCCCTCTCCCGTCTTCGCTTCGCGAAGCCACCCTCTCCACCTTCGCGCAGCTTCGCTGCGCGCGGGAGAGGGAAAGACAACAGCGTTCGCGGCGGCAACTACACTCCCACCAGCCCGAGCCGCGCCCGCTGCGTCCATCGCCTGATCATCATGATCGCGACCACGACGAGCCCGGCGGCCAGCCCGATCCAGATGCCGACGCCGCCGAAGCCGAGCTGGAAGGCGAACAGCAGGCTGAGCGACATGCCGAATCCCCAATAGCCGAGCAGCGCGAACAGCATCGGCATCCTGGTATCCTGCAGGCCGCGCAGCATGCCGGCGCCGACCGACTGCGCGCCGTCGGCGATCTGGAACACGGCGGCGCAAAACAGGAACGACACCGCGAAATTGACGACGGCAGCGTTTGCGGCGTCGCCCGTGTCGATGAAGGCGCCGATCAGCGTCCGCGGCGCCAGGATCATCAGCGCGCTCATGGAGGCCATGAAGACAATGGCAAGCGCGAAGGCGGTCCAGCCGGCGCGCGTGACGCCATCGCGGTCGCCGGCGCCGTGGGCGCGGCCGACCCGCACCGTGGCCGCCTGGCTCAGGCCCATGGGCACCATGAAGGTGACCGAAGCGATCTGGATCGCGATGGTATGCGCAGCGATCGCTGCAGTGCCGAACTGGCCCATCAGGAACACCGCGGCATTGAACACCGTGATCTCGAACGCCATGGTCGCGCCGATCGGCAGGCCGAGCCGCCACAGTTTCAGGAAGCGCGGCCAGTCGGCGCGCCACCAGCGCCCGAACAGATGGTAGCGGCGGAATCTGCTGTTGAAGCTGACCACCACCGCGAAGGCGACGAACAGAAACAGGTTCGACAGCGTGGTGGCGAGGCCGGAGCCGCGAAGCCCCAGCGCCGGCAAGCCGAGATGACCGAACACCAGAACCCAGTTCGCGACAATGTTGAAGGCAATGGTGACGGCGGTCACCACCAGTGCCCACGTCGGCCGCTGCAGCGCTGCCACGAAAGAGCGCAGCGCAATGAACCCAAGTGTCGGCAGAAAGCCCCATTGCAGCAGGCGCACGAAGGTCTGCGCGTCGGCCGCCGCCTGCGGCTCCTGGCCGAACAGCAGCAGAACCTGTTCCGTGTGCCACAGCACGATCCACGCCGGCACCGAAATGATGACGGCCGACCACAGACCCTGCCGGAACGTGCGCCGGATATCGCGCACCACATGCAGCTTGCGGCCCACGGCGTCCGCCATCATCGGCGACGTCGCGGTGATGAGGCCGATGGCGAAGATCAGGATCGCCAGATACAGGTTCACGCCGAGCGCCGCGGCCGCCAAGGCCGAGGCGCCCAGCCGGCCCAGCACCAGCACGTCGGTGGTGGTCAGCGCGATCTGCGCCAGATTCGTCAGCACCAACGGCCAGCCGAGCGCCAGCATCGCGCGGAACTCGCCGAGCCAGGCCGCGCGCGTAAAAGCTTGGGATTTATCCGTGCTCAACATGAGGAGCTTGTAGGACGGGCGGAGCGCTGGCGAAACCCGTTACAGCTGCACGACCGCAATGACGGATCCCTCTCCCCCGGCGCCGCGCAGCGGCGTGGCCGGGAGAAGGACCAAAACATCGGCGCCTTGGTTCGTTCGTTAGCTGGCCGCCGGCAGCCAGAACACTTCGCCCTCGGAGTCCTCGGTGTCGAGCCACAGGAATCCGGCGTCCGGATAGGCATATTCCAGCGTGGGCTGGCAGCGGCCGACCTCGCACAGCAGGCCGCCGCCGGGATTAAGGTGATCGCCGGCCTCTTCGACGATGCGCCTGACAAGGTCGATGCCGTCGTCGCCGCCATCGAACGCCATGCGCGGCTCGAACAGGCATTCGCGCGGCAGGTCGGCCATGCCCTGCGCATCCACATAGGGCGGATTGCTGATGATCAGGTCGTAGCGGGTGTCGCGCAGCGGCTTGTACAGGTCGCCCTGGTACAGCGTGATGCGCTCCTCCAGCCCGTAATCCGCGACATTGCGTGCCGCGACCGCGAGCGCGTCCTTCGACAGGTCAACGGCGTCGATGCGTGCATTCGGAAACGCCCGGGCGGCTAGGATCGCCAAGCATCCGGAGCCGGTGCACAGATCGAGCACGGACTCCACCGCGAGGGGATCGTCGATCAGCGAGCCGTCCTCTCCGGAAAAATGCGAGTCCAGCAATTCACCGATGAAGGACCGCGGCACGATGGTGCGCTCGTCCACATAGAACGGCATGCCGTGCATATAGATCCTGTTGACCAGGTAGGCGGCAGGTTTTCGCGTGC
It encodes the following:
- a CDS encoding MarR family winged helix-turn-helix transcriptional regulator encodes the protein MPDINFKNAASRSPDAVAGGPSPDGAPKPRWDVIELLFFAYRDFVGDPDHVLDAFGFGRAHHRVVHFVYRYPGLKVADLLDVLRITKQSLGRVLKQLLDEGYIVQKAGAADRRQRLLFATAKGEALVAQLAGLQTDRITRALRDFKPAEVEAVNRFLIGMIDRGDPDKVLQGILGAGPERTAG
- the prmB gene encoding 50S ribosomal protein L3 N(5)-glutamine methyltransferase, producing the protein MAKKTKVAAKKVVKRKPAPAKPAKVAAAPKVGIGELVTLFDFVRYGVSRFVAAKLVFAHGTTDPVAEAAFIVCEVLHLHPDQFETFATARVTAVEARQILDVIDKRVSTRKPAAYLVNRIYMHGMPFYVDERTIVPRSFIGELLDSHFSGEDGSLIDDPLAVESVLDLCTGSGCLAILAARAFPNARIDAVDLSKDALAVAARNVADYGLEERITLYQGDLYKPLRDTRYDLIISNPPYVDAQGMADLPRECLFEPRMAFDGGDDGIDLVRRIVEEAGDHLNPGGGLLCEVGRCQPTLEYAYPDAGFLWLDTEDSEGEVFWLPAAS
- a CDS encoding branched-chain amino acid aminotransferase, coding for MGISFDKIDGAALLKFDVQPEANPVTEEHRAAKLVNPGFGRVFTEHMAIVRYNEVEGWHGARIGSRASFPLDPATAVLHYAQEIFEGLKAYRRDDGGVNLFRPDANARRFRNSAERMAMAPLPEPTFVEAVEQLVRIDSAWIPGGEGSLYLRPFMIASEIFLGVKPSAEYIFAVIASPVGSYFKGGPAPVSIWVSENYTRASVGGTGAVKCGGNYAASLRAQAEAIDHGCDQVVFLDALERRYIEELGGMNVFFVFDDGSLSTPPLGTILPGITRDSIIALARDAGRTVREEAYTIQQWRADAASGKLKEAFACGTAAVISPIGTVRSASGDFTINGGVAGEVAMGLRKQLVDIQYGRAPDPHNWIRKVI
- a CDS encoding response regulator, with the protein product MMLNLAAKRTPQPSDDAPHLLLVDDDRRIRDLLSRFLAGEGYRVTTAASAKDARAKLLGLNFDMLILDVMMPGETGFELARFIRTSSAVPIIMLTARHEAEARIEGLQIGADDYVAKPFEPRELVLRIGNILKRSAPAPVERLESIAFGPYIYHLERGELRHGEEIVHLTDREREMLRVLAAAPGETVPRGALTGGDGTVNERAVDVQINRLRRKIELDPANPLFLQAVRGIGYRLVAAP
- a CDS encoding MATE family efflux transporter, which translates into the protein MLSTDKSQAFTRAAWLGEFRAMLALGWPLVLTNLAQIALTTTDVLVLGRLGASALAAAALGVNLYLAILIFAIGLITATSPMMADAVGRKLHVVRDIRRTFRQGLWSAVIISVPAWIVLWHTEQVLLLFGQEPQAAADAQTFVRLLQWGFLPTLGFIALRSFVAALQRPTWALVVTAVTIAFNIVANWVLVFGHLGLPALGLRGSGLATTLSNLFLFVAFAVVVSFNSRFRRYHLFGRWWRADWPRFLKLWRLGLPIGATMAFEITVFNAAVFLMGQFGTAAIAAHTIAIQIASVTFMVPMGLSQAATVRVGRAHGAGDRDGVTRAGWTAFALAIVFMASMSALMILAPRTLIGAFIDTGDAANAAVVNFAVSFLFCAAVFQIADGAQSVGAGMLRGLQDTRMPMLFALLGYWGFGMSLSLLFAFQLGFGGVGIWIGLAAGLVVVAIMMIRRWTQRARLGLVGV